Proteins from a genomic interval of Mycobacterium conspicuum:
- a CDS encoding antitoxin produces MKTLHLRNVPDEVVERLERLARQQKMSVTAAAIRELDASTRRVDNAALMASWPDLPIDPAEIVADIEADRR; encoded by the coding sequence GTGAAGACATTGCACTTGCGCAACGTGCCCGACGAGGTGGTGGAGCGGCTGGAACGCTTGGCCCGCCAGCAAAAGATGTCGGTGACTGCGGCGGCGATCCGTGAGTTGGACGCCTCTACCAGGCGGGTCGACAACGCGGCGCTGATGGCGTCGTGGCCGGACCTGCCGATCGACCCCGCGGAGATCGTGGCCGATATCGAGGCCGATCGGCGGTGA
- a CDS encoding type II toxin-antitoxin system VapC family toxin, producing the protein MDASAAVAAVLHNGAARAALASDALHAPHLIDAEVTNALRRRVLAGALDDDEGFRAVARWRSLAVTRYVIAPLLERVWELRRNMTAYDATYIALAEHLGCAVVTLDGPLSRAHGPRCPLTILPS; encoded by the coding sequence GTGGACGCGTCGGCTGCGGTGGCCGCCGTGCTGCACAACGGGGCGGCCCGCGCAGCCCTGGCGTCGGACGCGTTGCACGCCCCACACTTGATCGACGCCGAGGTGACCAACGCACTGCGGCGTCGCGTGCTGGCCGGCGCCTTGGACGACGACGAGGGCTTCCGCGCGGTCGCGCGATGGCGGAGCTTGGCGGTAACGCGTTACGTCATTGCCCCCCTGTTGGAGCGCGTGTGGGAATTGCGCCGCAACATGACCGCCTATGACGCGACCTATATCGCGTTGGCCGAACACCTGGGGTGCGCGGTGGTGACGCTCGACGGGCCGTTGAGCCGCGCGCATGGCCCCCGCTGCCCACTGACGATCCTGCCTTCGTAG